One segment of Babesia bigemina genome assembly Bbig001, chromosome : II DNA contains the following:
- a CDS encoding serine/threonine-protein kinase , putative: MSSVSFRISRHPCWVFSRSASRSASRGRRSGRGRSDHSARRRGDTRSDRYSDVHSERMRAYGSTALSRSHSTRKSGKNSEQIVGGVGQDAIALKTDTVEVRQVDRTILVGAKRTTHSDASAKQRSFVQEDSDDASEEGEIVEGIVLDEDEQDVEKFLEHRRRERQKLMERLTSESRRGSTSATCSIDPNDVSAAAAAPDGNALNTKPENSHAVEESVASQLQKRLVASGCSTTPEQAAGADGVSLSRPSEEDCLGNVDKTATNVSDLRHPSVELANAPAEHESVPAVATAVSPESKPMYGYRAFVAAPSDGDKIKDASANNTDARGPSTPVTGGSTGQPLSANSDGAAATSSRLATAPTLERPSKRRNPFTMFLSRLGSPQQNAAADPPKPACPDFTVLCTQAASGVTSMQSNEATENVTNQHSEDVSLNNGGTLPSEAAPVEHNDAPPSDRQEPASPRGQPANEVAAAEIPVNGTDDAVSTTEHAVASADQPLVESNAPVSSVEVGVPLPPVFAMSSENIDDSHISDLTVSDIDEDEPYPASVPAAAPKPSASAIMNALQSEIMEQKVKLRNMMLKMREEHKSGFYEVGSSVADEYALQDDVGDGDSSTAAHDDPSAADESESGDDSDDDMDMFAEVDDESKSAKEPSAAKRRKRPRRAPAVRGLSDEWNDAEGYYQATIGEVLGNRYRVVSEVVGKGVFSSVARCFDSESNVHVAIKVIRNHEIMVRAAEKEIGILRRLNESDPDDRRHIVRLLDQFDYRGHLCMVFPMFWGNLRSALRLHGKGRGGFSLPYVHSYTRQLFIALRHMWRNSVMHADLKPDNILVNEDFSRITVCDLGSASDVSENEITAYLVSRFYRAPEIILGLRYDCKIDVWSAAATIYELATGDVLFAGRTNNHMLKLMMEVKGKVPNRLIRAGQLASQHFDENMDFVYVTRDSFTRKDAVKLLRDLRPTRNLTDSLLERQPWIKANSPKKEAMVRKMRQLGDLLERCLAIDPAKRLTPEEALQHPFIRG; encoded by the exons ATGAGTTCCGTTTCATTCCGTATATCGCGCCATCCGTGTTGGGTTTTCA GTCGGTCAGCTTCGAGGTCAGCGAGTCGAGGTCGGCGGTCTGGAAGAGGGCGGTCCGACCATTCCGCCCGTCGTCGTGGCGATACGCGTTCCGATAGGTATAGCGATGTCCACTCTGAGCGTATGCGGGCGTATGGCAGCACTGCGCTTAGCCGTTCACACTCTACCCGAAAGTCTGGAAAAAACTCCGAGCAGATTGTTGGCGGTGTTGGTCAAGACGCGATCGCGCTGAAGACGGATACTGTGGAGGTCCGCCAGGTTGACCGCACTATCTTGGTCGGCGCGAAG CGGACAACTCACTCCGATGCATCTGCGAAACAACGCTCCTTCGTCCAGGAGGACTCTGATGATG CATCCGAGGAGGGTGAAATCGTGGAGGGCATCGtgctcgacgaggacgagcAAGACGTGGAGAAGTTCCTGGAACATCGCAGGCGTGAGCGCCAGAAGCTGATGGAAAGGTTGACTTCCGAATCACGGCGTGGCTcaacttctgcaacatgCTCAATCGATCCCAACGACGtgtctgctgcagctgctgccccCGACGGTAATGCACTGAATACTAAACCCGAAAATTCTCATGCCGTTGAAGAGTCCGTCGCTAGTCAACTACAAAAACGTCTGGTTGCCAGCGGCTGCTCGACTACCCCGGAGCAGGCGGCTGGCGCCGACGGCGTGTCGTTATCGAGGCCTTCAGAAGAGGATTGTCTCGGTAATGTTGATAAAACGGCGACGAATGTATCTGATCTAAGGCACCCGAGCGTTGAATTGGCTAATGCCCCTGCGGAGCACGAGAGTGTTCCAGCCGTTGCCACGGCCGTGTCGCCGGAGTCTAAACCCATGTATGGATATCGTGCATTTGTTGCGGCCCCCAGCGACGGTGACAAAATTAAGGATGCCAGTGCAAACAACACGGATGCGCGCGGGCCTTCTACCCCAGTCACCGGTGGCAGTACTGGTCAGCCTTTGAGCGCCAACTCGGATGGCGCAGCCGCAACTTCATCACGGCTTGCGACAGCGCCCACGCTCGAACGCCCTTCGAAAAGGCGCAACCCTTTCACCATGTTTTTGTCAAGACTTGGTTCGCCGCAGCAAAATGCGGCGGCCGACCCTCCCAAGCCTGCCTGCCCAGACTTCACAGTGCTCTGCACCCAGGCGGCAAGCGGCGTAACTTCAATGCAGTCCAATGAAGCTACGGAGAATGTTACTAATCAACACTCGGAAGATGTTTCCCTGAACAACGGCGGCACGCTTCCTAGCGAAGCAGCACCCGTCGAACACAACGACGCACCGCCGTCCGACAGGCAGGAACCGGCGTCCCCCAGAGGGCAACCTGCCAATGAGGTCGCTGCCGCCGAAATACCCGTCAACGGCACCGACGATGCTGTATCCACGACTGAACACGCAGTCGCATCGGCGGATCAACCGTTGGTCGAAAGCAATGCCCCTGTTTCGTCCGTTGAGGTGGGCGTGCCGCTTCCGCCGGTTTTCGCAATGTCCTCGGAGAACATCGACGACAGCCATATATCAGACCTCACCGTTTCGgacatcgacgaggacgaaCCGTACCCCGCGTCTGTCCCCGCAGCCGCGCCTAAGCCTTCCGCGTCTGCCATCATGAACGCCCTGCAGAGCGAGATCATGGAGCAGAAGGTAAAGCTGCGCAACATGATGCTGAAGATGCGCGAGGAGCACAAGTCCGGGTTTTATGAGGTGGGAAGTTCGGTTGCGGACGAATATGCGTTACAGGATGACGTGGGTGACGGCGACAGCTCCACCGCGGCGCACGACGACCCCTCGGCTGCGGACGAGTCCGAGTCCGGGGACGATTCCGACGACGACATGGACATGTTCGCCGAAGTCGACGACGAGTCGAAGAGTGCCAAGGAGCCGTCCGCCGCCAAGCGGCGCAAACGCCCGCGCCGCGCTCCTGCGGTCCGGGGCCTGAGCGACGAGTGGAACGACGCCGAAGGATACTACCAGGCCACCATCGGCGAGGTTTTGGGCAACCGCTACCGCGTAGTGTCCGAGGTCGTGGGGAAGGGCGTGTTTTCGTCAGTCGCAAGGTGTTTTGACAGTGAGTCGAATGTGCATGTGGCCATCAAGGTAATCCGCAACCACGAGATCATGGTCCGCGCTGCGGAGAAGGAGATTGGGATCTTGCGCCGCCTCAACGAGAGCGACCCGGACGACCGCCGGCACATCGTGCGGCTGCTCGACCAGTTCGACTACCGCGGCCACCTGTGCATGGTGTTCCCGATGTTTTGGGGCAACCTCCGGAGCGCGCTGCGGCTGCACGGcaagggccgcggcggcttCAGCCTGCCGTACGTGCACTCGTACACGCGGCAGCTGTTCATCGCGCTGCGCCACATGTGGCGCAACAGCGTGATGCACGCCGACCTGAAGCCGGACAACATCCTGGTGAACGAGGACTTCAGCCGCATCACCGTCTGCGACCTGGGCAGCGCCAGCGACGTCAGCGAGAACGAGATCACTGCGTACCTGGTGAGCCGGTTCTACCGCGCCCCCGAGATCATCCTGGGGCTGCGGTACGACTGCAAGATCGACGTGTGGAGCGCGGCCGCCACCATCTACGAGCTTGCGACCGGCGACGTCCTGTTCGCTGGGCGGACCAACAACCACATGCTGAAGCTGATGATGGAGGTGAAGGGCAAGGTGCCCAACAGGCTGATCCGCGCCGGCCAGCTCGCCTCGCAGCACTTCGACGAGAACATGGACTTCGTCTACGTCACGCGCGACTCGTTCACGCGGAAGGACGCcgtgaagctgctgcgcgaCCTGCGCCCGACGCGCAATCTCACCGACTCGCTCCTCGAGCGGCAGCCCTGGATCAAGGCCAACTCGCCCAAGAAGGAGGCCATGGTGCGGAAGATGCGCCAGCTGGGCGACCTGCTCGAGCGGTGCCTCGCGATCGACCCCGCGAAGCGGCTCACACCAGAAGAGGCTCTGCAGCACCCCTTCATACGGGGTTAA
- a CDS encoding chaperone protein dnaJ-2, putative → MRAIKAWEIPLMHVYRLVCGGAVRRFSIYNHGLQREVKAGRLTHYDVLQLPRDASAQQAYLRLVKLHHPDASKRPDSPSIFICIKEAHETLADPAV, encoded by the exons ATGCGGGCGATAAAAGCATGGGAAATACCGTTGATGCATGTATATAGGCTGGTGTGTGGAGGCGCCGTGCGTCGGTTCTCCATTTACAACCATGGCCTTCAGCGGGAGGTCAAGGCGGGGCGGCTGACGCACTACgacgtgctgcagctgccgcgCGACGCCAGCGCGCAGCAG GCCTACCTGCGCCTCGTGAAGCTGCATCACCCCGACGCTAGCAAGCGCCCAGACAGCCCCTCCATCTTCATCTGCATCAAGGAGGCACACGAGACGCTTGCCGACCCC GCAGTATGA
- a CDS encoding RNA binding domain protein,putative: protein MGSNGVEKAKCTDAKRAYKHLAHPKRRAESKNHAQDKETEAPLRRQMARSFEAMMESNDISKRNDPMHQKSRRKRQRVLEQIAPSSHSKRQKSDISNDSVIKKAKVCGSKTAASDPIPSSRGAATVARVKANIKANGRHSLAHRGTSAAPTERGYKRSLEENDASSDDSSDEDSSSGGSSSDEDSSASSNSSDSESSSDVATSSSDEESSDEGESDQDSSSSEDDSSDEHSSSGNDDDSSEERSSGDDDDDDLSEGSESGNDDDDSSDEEISSGNDDDDSSDEESSSGDDDDDDDDDDDSSDEEISSGNDDDSSEESSSGNDDDSSDEDSSSGNDDDSSDEDSSSGNDDDSSEETSSGDESSSDEESSSDDDSSDKSIVRNNDSSSSDDSYNDKESSDDDSSSDNESLSNDGSSSETATEAESPSSSDDSSDKESDSDEEEPSNEKVAGAKDSTSSDESLKEESSDEVGDSAEGKESDGGDASSDNEDEGDEYDDYELDGVVNHPLESPDPDAVDRSGVVFCSRIPPFMSISKMRSYFSRFGKVGKIYAEPETISSYKKRVKLGGNKKVKFEHGWIEFLDKKVAKLVAARLNGQPVGEKKRHNFWRDDLWNLKYLPRYKFRDVMEYLHRHKNERKEKLTYHLSQSRKENYNYLEQLEAEKRQKAAEAARRKRGQDAYTHKLKLRPKERKPKQVDDSESKVPTSLLGAIVS from the coding sequence ATGGGTAGTAACGGCGTGGAGAAGGCGAAATGCACCGACGCCAAGCGTGCGTACAAACACCTCGCGCACCCAAAGCGGCGGGCTGAATCAAAGAATCACGCGCAAGACAAGGAGACGGAGGCACCCTTAAGACGGCAAATGGCGAGATCTTTTGAAGCCATGATGGAATCTAACGACATTTCCAAACGCAACGATCCAATGCACCAAAAGTCTCGGCGGAAGAGGCAGCGTGTCCTGGAGCAGATCGCGCCTTCCTCGCATTCCAAACGTCAAAAGAGCGATATATCCAATGATTCCGTCATCAAGAAGGCGAAGGTGTGCGGATCCAAAACTGCGGCGAGCGATCCCATCCCCTCCAGCCGTGGCGCGGCGACGGTGGCGAGAGTGAAGGCTAACATTAAGGCTAATGGCCGGCATTCTCTAGCACACCGTGGCACATCAGCAGCGCCAACAGAACGTGGTTATAAAAGATCATTGGAGGAAAATGATGCGTCGTCTGATGACTCCTCTGATGAAGATTCGTCAAGTGGAGGTTCAAGTAGCGACGAAGATTCTTCAGCCAGCAGCAACTCATCGGATTCCGAAAGCTCATCCGACGTAGCTACAAGCAGCTCTGACGAGGAATCTTCTGACGAGGGCGAAAGCGACCAAGACTCTTCTTCGAGTGAGGATGATTCGTCTGACGAGCATAGCTCATCTGGCAATGATGATGATTCATCTGAGGAAAGATCATCtggtgatgatgatgatgatgatttatctgagggaagtgaatctggcaatgatgatgatgattcgtctgacgaggaaatcTCATCTGGtaacgatgatgatgattcgTCTGACGAGGAAAGTTCATCtggtgatgatgatgatgatgatgatgatgatgatgattcgtctgacgaggaaatcTCATCTGGTAATGATGATGATTCATCTGAGGAAAGCTCATCTGGTAATGATGATGATTCGTCTGATGAGGACAGTTCATCTGGTAACGATGATGATTCGTCTGACGAGGATAGCTCATCTGGCAATGATGATGATTCATCTGAGGAAACATCATCTGGTGATGAAAGTTCATCTGATGAGGAAAGTTCATCTGACGACGACTCCTCTGATAAAAGTATAGTTAGAAACAACGATTCTTCGTCAAGCGATGACTCTTACAATGACAAGGAATCATCTGATGACGATTCTTCGTCCGATAATGAAAGTTTATCTAATGACGGCTCCTCTAGTGAAACCGCAACGGAAGCTGAAAGCCCTTCGTCAAGTGATGATTCATCCGATAAAGAAAGTGATTCTGATGAAGAGGAACCCTCCAATGAGAAAGTAGCTGGAGCCAAGGATTCTACGTCGAGCGATGAGTCACTCAAGGAGGAGTCATCCGACGAGGTGGGAGATTCTGCTGAGGGAAAGGAAAGTGATGGTGGAGACGCCTCATCCGATAACGAGGATGAGGGTGATGAGTATGATGACTATGAATTGGACGGCGTTGTGAACCACCCACTGGAGTCGCCCGACCCAGATGCTGTTGACAGGAGCGGCGTGGTCTTCTGTTCGCGCATCCCGCCGTTTATGAGTATCAGCAAGATGCGCAGCTATTTCAGCCGCTTTGGCAAAGTGGGCAAGATATACGCGGAACCGGAAACCATATCGTCGTACAAGAAGCGCGTTAAGCTGGGCGGTAACAAGAAGGTGAAGTTCGAGCACGGCTGGATCGAGTTCCTGGACAAGAAGGTGGCCAAGCTCGTAGCTGCACGCCTGAATGGCCAGCCTGTGGGCGAGAAAAAACGCCACAACTTCTGGCGTGACGACCTGTGGAACCTCAAATACCTGCCGCGTTACAAGTTCCGTGACGTCATGGAGTACCTGCATCGGCACAAGAACGAGAGGAAGGAGAAGCTGACGTatcacctctcacagtcgcGCAAGGAGAATTACAACTACCTAGAGCAGCTGGAGGCTGAGAAGCGGCAAAAGGCTGCGGAGGCTGCGCGCCGCAAGAGAGGCCAAGACGCTTACACGCACAAGTTAAAACTACGCCCCAAGGAACGCAAGCCAAAACAAGTTGATGATTCAGAATCAAAAGTCCCAACGAGTCTTTTGGGTGCGATTGTGTCGTGA